The Dunckerocampus dactyliophorus isolate RoL2022-P2 chromosome 13, RoL_Ddac_1.1, whole genome shotgun sequence genome window below encodes:
- the mavs gene encoding mitochondrial antiviral-signaling protein isoform X2, with translation MSFANDKLYNSYLRNNMSSIVSKVKVREIIVHLACLTAHDRETIEAKRDTCGNYDGMVLLLDCLKRRESWPEHFIQALELCEHTSIAAEVRAEYDALRDSNPSSPPPAVVKAHVHSAPSSPHISAPEPGRHSQDAAAPPSPPQSTPNATPPPVVRAQTEASTMSPPPEPPRATETPPVVPPFSPDRARPQESAEPERPDHNLQQPEEYSESDFQGILCADPDGVSAGEVSVGCVAPPQPAETAEQCDTDSPPGRPFASDVPSEPSHTTLTPERLPVQDTTPPMDKVAAVDPEPEENLKPPATQIVTCCTQTGSTSASSTQPTGEDGTMCLSVPRPLVSIQPQDSNDTAPTSPPMPYSGNSDRLEISDSAQNTETAEPEENHLEEEEDEEVQVNVVHVTQQPSVLNLDGQCIGNGEASKDVASSAKEQVSTPSGEKCINADVTPADIAAKKPAPRRLSTNAKYIMTAAGVGACALLMAWKLKH, from the exons ATGTCATTTGCCAATGACAAGCTGTATAACAGCTACCTGAGGAACAACATGTCGAGCATTGTGAGCAAGGTCAAAGTGAGAGAGATCATCGTCCATTTGGCTTGCCTGACTGCTCATGACAGG GAGACTATTGAGGCCAAGAGGGATACGTGTGGCAATTACGACGGCATGGTTCTTCTTCTGGACTGCCTGAAGAGGAGGGAGAGCTGGCCGGAGCACTTTATCCAAGCGCTGGAGCTGTGCGAGCACACCAGCATCGCGGCTGAGGTGCGGGCAGAATACGACGCTCTGAGAG ACTCCAACCCCAGCTCTCCTCCACCTGCCGTGGTGAAGGCTCATGTCCATTCAGCACCATCCTCCCCTCACATCTCTGCGCCCGAGCCCGGTCGTCACAGCCAGGATGCTGCTGCTCCGCCGTCCCCACCACAATCCACCCCTAATGCCACACCACCTCCGGTAGTCAGAGCACAGACTGAAGCTTCTACGATGTCTCCACCGCCCGAGCCTCCGCGGGCCACCGAAACACCGCCCGTGGTGCCACCTTTCTCACCTGATAGAGCACGTCCTCAAGAGAGCGCAGAACCAGAGAGGCCAGACCACAATCTCCAGCAACCAGAGGAATACTCTGAATCCGACTTCCAGGGTATTTTGTGTGCTGATCCTGATGGAGTGAGCGCAGGAGAGGTTTCAGTGGGCTGCGTTGCACCTCCTCAGCCCGCCGAAACAGCGGAACAGTGTGACACTGAcagcccgccgggacgcccctTCGCCTCGGATGTGCCCAGCGAGCCTTCTCACACCACACTGACCCCCGAGAGGCTCCCCGTGCAGGACACCACCCCTCCTATGGACAAGGTTGCTGCTGTTGACCCAGAGCCAGAAGAAAATTTGAAACCTCCAGCTACACAG ATTGTCACCTGCTGCACACAGACAGGAAGTACATCCGCAAGCTCCACTCAGCCCACCGGCGAAGACGGAACCATGTGCCTGAGCGTTCCCCGCCCACTCGTCAGCATCCAACCACAAGATAGCAATGACACCGCACCCACCTCGCCCCCGATGCCCTACTCGGGCAATTCAGACCGTCTGGAAATAAGCGACTCTGCACAGAACACAGAGACAGCCGAACCCGAGGAAAACCAcctggaagaagaggaggatgaggaggtccAGGTGAACGTGGTGCACGTTACCCAGCAGCCGTCTGTCCTCAACCTCGATGGCCAGTGCATTGGCAATGGTGAAGCCTCCAAAGATGTCGCTTCTTCCGCCAAGGAGCAAGTGAGTACCCCCTCTGGCGAAAAGTGCATCAACGCCGATGTGACACCTGCTGACATCGCCGCCAAGAAACCCGCCCCTCGCAGGCTGAGCACCAACGCAAAGTACATCATGACAGCGGCGGGCGTGGGAGCTTGCGCGCTGTTGATGGCGTGGAAGTTGAAGCATTAA
- the mavs gene encoding mitochondrial antiviral-signaling protein isoform X1: MSFANDKLYNSYLRNNMSSIVSKVKVREIIVHLACLTAHDRETIEAKRDTCGNYDGMVLLLDCLKRRESWPEHFIQALELCEHTSIAAEVRAEYDALRGANNSNPSSPPPAVVKAHVHSAPSSPHISAPEPGRHSQDAAAPPSPPQSTPNATPPPVVRAQTEASTMSPPPEPPRATETPPVVPPFSPDRARPQESAEPERPDHNLQQPEEYSESDFQGILCADPDGVSAGEVSVGCVAPPQPAETAEQCDTDSPPGRPFASDVPSEPSHTTLTPERLPVQDTTPPMDKVAAVDPEPEENLKPPATQIVTCCTQTGSTSASSTQPTGEDGTMCLSVPRPLVSIQPQDSNDTAPTSPPMPYSGNSDRLEISDSAQNTETAEPEENHLEEEEDEEVQVNVVHVTQQPSVLNLDGQCIGNGEASKDVASSAKEQVSTPSGEKCINADVTPADIAAKKPAPRRLSTNAKYIMTAAGVGACALLMAWKLKH, encoded by the exons ATGTCATTTGCCAATGACAAGCTGTATAACAGCTACCTGAGGAACAACATGTCGAGCATTGTGAGCAAGGTCAAAGTGAGAGAGATCATCGTCCATTTGGCTTGCCTGACTGCTCATGACAGG GAGACTATTGAGGCCAAGAGGGATACGTGTGGCAATTACGACGGCATGGTTCTTCTTCTGGACTGCCTGAAGAGGAGGGAGAGCTGGCCGGAGCACTTTATCCAAGCGCTGGAGCTGTGCGAGCACACCAGCATCGCGGCTGAGGTGCGGGCAGAATACGACGCTCTGAGAGGTGCCAACA ACTCCAACCCCAGCTCTCCTCCACCTGCCGTGGTGAAGGCTCATGTCCATTCAGCACCATCCTCCCCTCACATCTCTGCGCCCGAGCCCGGTCGTCACAGCCAGGATGCTGCTGCTCCGCCGTCCCCACCACAATCCACCCCTAATGCCACACCACCTCCGGTAGTCAGAGCACAGACTGAAGCTTCTACGATGTCTCCACCGCCCGAGCCTCCGCGGGCCACCGAAACACCGCCCGTGGTGCCACCTTTCTCACCTGATAGAGCACGTCCTCAAGAGAGCGCAGAACCAGAGAGGCCAGACCACAATCTCCAGCAACCAGAGGAATACTCTGAATCCGACTTCCAGGGTATTTTGTGTGCTGATCCTGATGGAGTGAGCGCAGGAGAGGTTTCAGTGGGCTGCGTTGCACCTCCTCAGCCCGCCGAAACAGCGGAACAGTGTGACACTGAcagcccgccgggacgcccctTCGCCTCGGATGTGCCCAGCGAGCCTTCTCACACCACACTGACCCCCGAGAGGCTCCCCGTGCAGGACACCACCCCTCCTATGGACAAGGTTGCTGCTGTTGACCCAGAGCCAGAAGAAAATTTGAAACCTCCAGCTACACAG ATTGTCACCTGCTGCACACAGACAGGAAGTACATCCGCAAGCTCCACTCAGCCCACCGGCGAAGACGGAACCATGTGCCTGAGCGTTCCCCGCCCACTCGTCAGCATCCAACCACAAGATAGCAATGACACCGCACCCACCTCGCCCCCGATGCCCTACTCGGGCAATTCAGACCGTCTGGAAATAAGCGACTCTGCACAGAACACAGAGACAGCCGAACCCGAGGAAAACCAcctggaagaagaggaggatgaggaggtccAGGTGAACGTGGTGCACGTTACCCAGCAGCCGTCTGTCCTCAACCTCGATGGCCAGTGCATTGGCAATGGTGAAGCCTCCAAAGATGTCGCTTCTTCCGCCAAGGAGCAAGTGAGTACCCCCTCTGGCGAAAAGTGCATCAACGCCGATGTGACACCTGCTGACATCGCCGCCAAGAAACCCGCCCCTCGCAGGCTGAGCACCAACGCAAAGTACATCATGACAGCGGCGGGCGTGGGAGCTTGCGCGCTGTTGATGGCGTGGAAGTTGAAGCATTAA